One genomic region from Chionomys nivalis chromosome 17, mChiNiv1.1, whole genome shotgun sequence encodes:
- the Tfcp2 gene encoding alpha-globin transcription factor CP2 isoform X3, translating into MLDNRKLGELPEINGKLVKSIFRVVFHDRRLQYTEHQQLEGWRWNRPGDRILDIDIPMSVGIIDPRANPTQLNTVEFLWDPAKRTSVFIQVHCISTEFTMRKHGGEKGVPFRVQIDTFKENENGEYTEHLHSASCQIKVFKPKGADRKQKTDREKMEKRTPHEKEKYQPSYETTILTECSPWPEITYVNNSPSPGFNSSHSSFSLGEGNGSPNHQPEPPPPVTDNLLPTTTPQEAQQWLHRNRFSTFTRLFTNFSGADLLKLTRDDVIQICGPADGIRLFNALKGRMVRPRLTIYVCQESLQLREQQQPPQQKQEDGDSNGTFFVYHAIYLEELTAVELTEKIAQLFSISPCQISQIYKQGPTGIHVLISDEMIQNFQEEACFILDTMKAETSDNYHIILK; encoded by the exons AGCATATTTCGGGTAGTGTTCCACGACAGGCGTCTGCAGTACACCGAGCACCAGCAGCTGGAAGGCTGGAGGTGGAACCGGCCTGGAGACAGGATTCTCGACATAG ATATTCCAATGTCTGTGGGTATAATTGATCCCAGGGCCAATCCTACCCAACTAAATACAGTGGAGTTCCTGTGGGATCCTGCGAAGAGGACGTCTGTGTTTATTCAG GTGCACTGCATCAGCACAGAGTTCACTATGAGGAAGCATGGTGGAGAGAAGGGGGTGCCATTCCGAGTACAAATTGATACCTTCAAGGAAAATGAGAATGGGGAATACACTGAGCACTTGCATTCAGCCAGCTGCCAGATCAAAGTCTTCAAG CCTAAAGGtgcagacagaaaacaaaaaactgatagagagaaaatggagaaacGAACACCccatgaaaaagagaaatatcaacCTTCCTATGAAACAACCATACTCACAGAG TGTTCCCCATGGCCTGAGATCACCTATGTCAACAATTCCCCATCACCTGGCTTCAACAGTTCCCATAGCAGTTTCTCTCTTGGGGAAGG AAATGGCTCACCAAACCACCAGCCAGAGCCACCTCCTCCAGTCACTGAC AACCTCTTGCCAACAACCACGCCTCAGGAAGCCCAACAGTGGTTGCATCGAAACCGGTTTTCCACATTTACCAGGCTCTTCACCAACTTCTCAG GGGCAGATTTATTGAAACTAACTAGAGATGATGTGATCCAAATCTGCGGCCCTGCAGATGGAATCAGACTTTTTAATGCATTAAAAGGCCG GATGGTGCGTCCACGACTAACCATCTATGTCTGTCAGGAATCATTGCAGTTGagggagcagcagcagccaccacaacagaagcaggaagatggagATTCCAATGGTACTTTCTTCG TGTACCATGCTATCTATCTAGAAGAACTGACAGCTGTTGAATTAACAGAAAAAATTGCTCAACTTTTCAGTATTTCTCCTTGCCAGATCAGCCAGATTTACAAGCAAGGGCCAACAGGAATCCATGTGCTCATCAGTGATGAG ATGATACAGAACTTTCAGGAAGAAGCCTGCTTTATCCTGGACACAATGAAAG